Proteins encoded in a region of the Vicia villosa cultivar HV-30 ecotype Madison, WI linkage group LG5, Vvil1.0, whole genome shotgun sequence genome:
- the LOC131607443 gene encoding uncharacterized protein LOC131607443: MKMWRANTVQNPNRKFWKCRSAGTENSCELFLWDDEIVEFNKGETVTSPFCKKCDILQMKLESVPNKLEKVKMKVEVQKRKNMQLRIALVLCCMIVGFIYNFM; this comes from the exons ATGAAGATGTGGAGAGCCAACACAGTGCAAAACCCCAACCGAAAATTCTGGAAATGTCGAAGCGCTGGG ACTGAGAATAGCTGTGAACTATTTCTATGGGATGATGAAATTGTCGAATTCAACAAAGGAGAAACTGTCACTTCACCATTTTGTAAGAAGTGTGATATACTACAAATGAAACTGGAATCAGTGCCAAACAAATTGGAGAaagtgaagatgaaggttgaagtTCAGAAAAGGAAAAATATGCAGCTTAGGATAGCACTTGTTTTGTGTTGTATGATTGTTGgttttatttacaatttcatgTAA